One part of the Candidatus Caldatribacterium sp. genome encodes these proteins:
- a CDS encoding glucose-1-phosphate thymidylyltransferase produces MKALVLSGGKGTRLRPLTYTLPKQLVPVANRPIIHYVMDQVKSTGIKDVGVIIAPETGQQVKEALAANPWGFRFTFILQEEPRGLAHAVKTAREFLGDEPFLMYLGDNLIGESIVPFVEEFKQSQVEAMILLKEVEDPRMFGVAAVDENGNVRFLVEKPKEPPSNLALVGVYLFAPAIHEAIAEIKPSWRGELEITDAIQKLLEKGKSVKSHILRRWWLDTGKKDDLLEANRVILDEFVRENLEGEIDPESKVVGRVSLSKGVRVRKSTVRGPVVIGENTVIENSFIGPYTSIGKNCLIENSALEHSVILDGAKIIGVERLEDSVIGKNTVVARGRENTRALRLMVGDDAEVLL; encoded by the coding sequence ATGAAGGCACTAGTCCTCTCCGGAGGTAAGGGCACAAGACTCCGTCCCCTGACGTACACCCTCCCCAAGCAGCTTGTTCCCGTTGCCAATCGGCCGATTATCCACTACGTCATGGACCAGGTCAAAAGTACAGGAATAAAAGATGTGGGGGTGATTATCGCCCCGGAGACCGGACAGCAGGTGAAAGAGGCCCTTGCTGCCAACCCCTGGGGATTTCGCTTCACCTTCATCCTTCAGGAAGAGCCCAGGGGTCTTGCCCATGCTGTGAAAACCGCCCGGGAGTTCCTCGGAGACGAACCCTTCCTGATGTACCTTGGGGACAACTTGATTGGAGAGAGCATTGTCCCCTTCGTGGAAGAGTTCAAGCAGAGTCAAGTGGAGGCCATGATTCTTCTGAAAGAGGTTGAGGACCCCAGGATGTTCGGAGTCGCAGCGGTGGACGAAAACGGGAACGTGCGTTTCCTTGTTGAGAAACCCAAAGAACCCCCATCGAACCTTGCCCTTGTGGGCGTTTACCTCTTTGCACCCGCCATCCACGAAGCCATTGCAGAAATCAAACCCTCCTGGCGAGGGGAACTTGAGATTACCGATGCAATTCAAAAGCTCCTTGAGAAAGGCAAAAGCGTAAAAAGCCACATCCTCAGGCGCTGGTGGCTCGATACCGGGAAAAAAGACGACCTTCTTGAGGCAAACCGCGTGATTCTCGACGAATTCGTGAGGGAAAACCTCGAGGGAGAAATTGACCCTGAAAGCAAGGTGGTGGGACGAGTCTCCCTCTCTAAAGGTGTCCGGGTGAGGAAAAGCACTGTCCGGGGTCCCGTGGTGATTGGGGAAAACACCGTAATCGAGAACTCCTTCATCGGTCCCTACACGAGTATCGGAAAGAACTGCCTCATAGAGAATTCAGCCTTAGAGCACTCGGTTATCCTTGACGGTGCCAAAATCATCGGTGTCGAAAGGCTCGAAGACAGCGTCATCGGAAAGAACACTGTCGTCGCAAGAGGGAGAGAGAACACCAGGGCACTGCGCCTCATGGTCGGGGATGATGCGGAGGTACTCCTCTGA
- the rfbC gene encoding dTDP-4-dehydrorhamnose 3,5-epimerase produces the protein MPFRFERLEIPEVILIEPQVFHDERGFFMETYRYSTFAAFGIKENFVQDNHSRSVRGVLRGLHYQNPPKAQGKLVRVVVGEIFDVAVDIRKGSPTYGRWVGVKLSAENRKMLYIPAGFAHGFCVLSDVAEVVYKVTEEYAPECEAGIIWNDPEIGITWPIENPIVSPKDARWPPLEKAVNRFTYSGGGGE, from the coding sequence ATGCCCTTCCGCTTTGAAAGACTCGAGATTCCAGAGGTCATCCTGATTGAGCCTCAGGTCTTCCACGACGAGCGGGGTTTCTTCATGGAGACCTATCGGTACTCTACTTTTGCTGCCTTTGGCATCAAGGAGAATTTCGTCCAGGACAACCACTCCCGCTCCGTGCGGGGAGTCCTGCGGGGCCTCCACTACCAGAATCCCCCCAAAGCCCAGGGGAAGCTCGTTCGGGTCGTTGTGGGAGAAATTTTCGATGTGGCCGTGGACATCCGCAAAGGCTCACCAACCTACGGCCGGTGGGTGGGGGTAAAACTCTCGGCCGAAAACAGGAAAATGCTCTACATCCCTGCAGGCTTTGCCCATGGTTTCTGCGTCCTCAGTGATGTAGCTGAAGTCGTCTACAAGGTAACCGAAGAGTACGCCCCCGAATGTGAAGCAGGAATCATCTGGAACGACCCGGAAATCGGCATCACATGGCCCATCGAAAATCCCATAGTTTCCCCAAAGGATGCGCGCTGGCCCCCTCTTGAGAAAGCGGTGAACAGGTTCACCTACAGCGGAGGAGGTGGAGAATGA